The following are encoded together in the Penicillium digitatum chromosome 3, complete sequence genome:
- a CDS encoding Crotonase, core, whose product MPRPRRPGAPEPKRRSRKGCWPCKARKVKCGEEKPACLNCQRQGDHCDYSVRLNWGGRAKRMSIDSPNSQSSGYGEAAVVTSDSFTFNNLSPTSFPTPTSNNPADGFINIQSRELTSPRAISPSTPAQVSFFGSPRLGSGSEGATSPGQLEPQFSSTWAEQSPPLTTSASSAPLLQYQLGQQSFDTPSYLDSVNPTSGIRSLSAFAFHTNPVSQPVSYMRHPVNAYSHCSGPSTSHSHYEGHLDQDIYLGAGSRTGQTGSSHSPRDAGDLSSMLFDSHRVSIAESDAASSPKVRETTSNMGSVHDYQNELTPDHQASAESNHEADQTSHKSSMARNKWQEYLNSVTDNYGLDSGRPDQDLTFNNDHAAIDINYALDLIGSRLHNEEASQSKVSQPDPKQVQFCSGYYSSPVPINIPRYLSPLPSSLLENPINLMYFHHFLNHTARMLVPHNCDNNPFISVLPSMAIGDSNLLNLLLAYSASHRARYLGHPEPANRIAHWVSKVFPTLRMALESSSEDITDSHLATAIMLLSLKIVSPRTFEVPITWKSHLKLARDLFLARSESMSQPGNRIGAFFARWLGYLDTMGSLSCREAGPPLMIYHSILTDCSAPDSLDEFGVDCFTGFTPRTGVFLIRLARLVQECDNQRFDEMGNFRHDWHASAEVVLEAQSVLGDIDGISERAYTSLEHHHGVESSDMIAIEEAFRYAGLLHLHRRVLGSSPSSFPVKEVLSKLIDALGRMRPGAATEVCSLFPLFTAGCESRDSVQQGKLLDRFFVLESSGMKQIQNARQLMQHCWDTDLPWIALASGQFLVPIPNTIRFLSITKYHAHSTSGLHLALPIRADFRISAAYMDQKNFVTVFFKKRKLNFEATLDDKKRAVGDGD is encoded by the exons AAACGAATGTCAATCGACTCACCGAATTCACAATCTAGTGGGTATGGAGAAGCTGCAGTTGTAACTTCAGACTCATTCACTTTCAACAATCTGAGCCCGACTTCTTTCCCCACTCCAACAAGCAACAACCCTGCCGATGGATTTATCAACATTCAATCAAGGGAGTTAACGTCGCCGAGAGCAATATCTCCGAGCACACCAGCTCAAGTGAGCTTTTTCGGATCCCCCAGGCTCGGTTCAGGCTCGGAAGGAGCGACATCGCCGGGCCAATTAGAGCCTCAGTTCTCCTCAACTTGGGCGGAACAATCTCCTCCGTTGACAACATCAGCATCCTCGGCGCCTTTGCTGCAATATCAATTGGGACAGCAGAGCTTTGACACCCCATCATATCTAGATTCGGTAAATCCGACATCCGGTATCAGATCACTTTCTGCATTTGCGTTCCATACAAACCCCGTGTCCCAGCCAGTCTCATACATGCGCCACCCTGTAAATGCTTACAGTCACTGCTCGGGTCCATCTACCTCCCACTCTCATTATGAAGGACACCTTGACCAGGACATTTATCTTGGCGCTGGGTCTAGGACAGGGCAAACCGGATCTTCACACAGTCCGCGGGATGCGGGCGACCTATCTTCCATGCTATTCGATTCACACAGAGTGTCGATTGCTGAAAGTGATGCAGCCTCGTCTCCGAAGGTCCGTGAGACAACCAGCAACATGGGCTCTGTACATGACTATCAGAATGAGTTGACTCCGGATCATCAGGCATCGGCAGAGAGCAATCATGAAGCTGATCAAACATCCCACAAGTCTTCAATGGCCCGCAACAAATGGCAGGAATATCTAAACAGTGTAACTGACAATTATGGATTGGACTCCGGGCGCCCTGATCAGGATCTGACTTTCAACAACGACCATGCTGCCATAGACATCAACTATGCGTTGGATTTGATTGGGTCTCGATTGCATAACGAGGAAGCCTCGCAGTCGAAAGTCTCTCAACCTGACCCAAAACAAGTCCAATTTTGCAGTGGTTACTACTCTTCCCCGGTGCCCATCAATATCCCGAGGTACTTGTCTCCGCTTCCATCATCGCTGCTGGAAAACCCCATCAATTTGATGTACTTCCATCATTTCCTAAACCACACTGCTCGGATGCTTGTCCCGCACAACTGCGATAATAATCCGTTCATCTCGGTTTTGCCCTCAA TGGCAATCGGTGATTCCAATCTCCTGAACTTGTTGCTTGCATATTCCGCTAGTCATCGTGCTCGATACCTAGGTCATCCCGAACCCGCCAATCGAATCGCTCATTGGGTCAGCAAGGTTTTCCCAACCTTGCGTATGGCATTAGAGTCATCCAGTGAAGACATCACTGACAGTCACTTGGCCACAGCCATTATGCTGTTGTCATTAAAGATCGTTTCTCCAAGGACATTTGAAGTGCCGATCACCTGGAAGAGCCATCTGAAGCTTGCTCGCGATTTATTCCTTGCACGAAGTGAGAGTATGTCGCAGCCTGGAAACCGGATCGGGGCGTTCTTCGCCCGCTGGCTGGGCTACCTCGACACTATGGGATCTCTGTCATGTCGAGAAGCTGGTCCTCCGCTAATGATATACCACTCCATCCTAACAGACTGTTCCGCGCCTGACAGTCTTGATGAGTTTGGCGTTGACTGCTTCACTGGGTTCACTCCCCGCACTGGAGTCTTTCTGATCCGTCTTGCACGGCTGGTGCAGGAATGTGACAACCAACGCTTCGATGAAATGGGTAACTTCCGGCATGATTGGCACGCATCTGCGGAAGTTGTTCTGGAAGCGCAATCCGTACTTGGTGATATCGACGGGATCAGCGAGCGAGCGTATACCAGCCTTGAACACCATCATGGCGTTGAGTCTTCGGACATGATAGCCATCGAGGAGGCCTTCCGGTATGCCGGTCTTCTGCATCTCCATCGACGTGTCCTTGGGTCTTCGCCTTCCTCCTTCCCCGTGAAGGAGGTATTGAGCAAGCTTATTGATGCTCTCGGTCGCATGCGCCCTGGTGCAGCCACTGAAGTCTGCTCCTTGTTCCCGCTCTTCACGGCTGGTTGTGAATCTAGAGACTCGGTTCAACAAGGCAAGCTTTTAGACCGGTTCTTTGTATTGGAGAGTTCGGGCATGAAACAG ATTCAAAACGCGCGTCAACTGATGCAACACTGCTGGGATACTGATCTGCCTTGGATTGCCCTGGCTAGCGGTCAATTTCTAG TACCTATTCCTAATACCATCCGATTCTTGTCAATAACAAAATACCACGCCCATTCCACATCTGGCCTACATCTTGCACTACCA ATTCGAGCTGATTTTCGCATTTCTGCCGCCTACAT GGACCAGAAGAACTTCGTTACGGTATTTTTCAAGAAGCGAAAGCTGAACTTTGAGGCTACCCTTGATGATAAAAAGCGTGCCGTGGGGGACGGAGATTGA
- a CDS encoding Presequence translocated-associated motor subunit pam17, mitochondrial, translated as MNTNPISMSLRKAMYLGQLNPAASSLAGAVRPLHQITPRMASKQLTRLSSTTARPAATLTLDSRPQSKAASPSPIALRAKSTSAPTNNEVKLDWDSFFKLRASRRRYSLVSSVASSAISTSIGVQVLSGQDLEHLGATVMGLDPFVVLGLATATCGAVGWLLGPALGNGIWGLVYSKYKPSVNTKEKEFFDRIRRFRVDPSTNSISNPVPDYYGEKIGSVAGYRNWLKDQRAYNRKRRNFIA; from the exons ATGAACACCAATCCCATCAGCATGTCCCTCCGCAAAGCGATGTATCTGGGTCAACTAAACCCCGCCGCGTCCTCGCTCGCCGGCGCCGTTCGTCCACTTCACCAGATCACTCCCCGGATGGCATCCAAGCAGCTCACACGCCTGAGCTCCACGACAGCTCGCCCAGCCGCAACACTGACCCTAGACTCCCGGCCACAATCCAAGGCCGCGTCGCCATCACCCATCGCTCTGCGCGCAAAATCGACCTCAGCACCTACCAACAACGAAGTCAAGCTCGACTGGGACTCCTTCTTCAAGCTCCGCGCTTCCCGCCGCCGATACTCCCTCGTCTCTTCAGTTGCCAGCTCTGCCATTAGCACTAGCATCGGTGTGCAGGTCTTGTCTGGACAGGACCTTGAACATCTCGGCGCGACGGTCATGGGTCTCGATCCCTTTGTTGTCTTGGGATTGGCGACCGCCACATGCGGTGCTGTCGGATGGCTTCTTGGACCGGCTCTCGGAAATGGTATCTGGGGACTTGTGTATAGCAAGTACAAGCCTTCCGTCAATACG aaagagaaggagtTCTTTGATCGCATTCGCCGGTTCCGTGTCGATCCTTCCACCAACTCCATCTCTAACCCTGTTCCCGATTACTACGGTGAGAAGATTGGTAGCGTTGCGGGCTACCGAAACTGGCTGAAAGACCAGAGGGCTTACAACCGCAAGCGCCGCAACTTCATCGCGTAA
- a CDS encoding Zn(II)2Cys6 transcription factor: MQSCQSTSWSNKRRQKSVQSDRRVKHKEQSSTCVHRLNRTKRSQYLPRPQLTRLDNKRGSFIPSTSTSPSSPTPMSGSSPSQSDSQPRQEHLPTCLSVHIEENLHLKDLELMMNWCTTTYKSMAGDSASERIWQINIPQLSLCYPALRQGILALSALHLASTSTSSQRWRYLDTARSYQAQALIGLQTEIDEDTPETECQATFALCCVMVVFTFGFCQIDCKNDSDAEQPDVLDEFFEVFQLTRWLISILVTSMERIRTGELNPLFHPEEPLPTMPDMSRLVVLSLQRQNDTEAMRDPTHQADLYDSAIEHLSQALEKLVKGGEPKVFALWWSFQIPAEFLELLEARRPFALVILAHYAVILHHLKSSWWMGDWGNRILQEIGNILEPECQDLINWPIDATGCFLPRTEARVQVISPLSF, encoded by the exons ATGCAATCATGCCAATCAACATCATGGTCGAATAAGCGACGCCAGAAAAGTGTGCAAAGTGACCGGCGTGTTAAA CACAAGGAGCAGAGCTCAACCTGTGTGCATCGCCTAAATCGCACTAAGCGCAGCCAGTATTTACCTCGGCCCCAATTGACCCGGCTAGACAACAAGCGTGGATCTTTCATCCCCTCCACTAGCACTTCGCCATCATCTCCCACCCCCATGTCAGGATCCTCTCCCTCGCAGTCGGATTCCCAACCACGACAAGAGCACCTACCAACATGTCTCTCGGTCCACATCGAAGAAAACCTCCACCTGAAAGACCTCGAATTGATGATGAACTGGTGCACAACAACCTACAAATCCATGGCAGGGGACTCCGCTTCTGAGCGAATATGGCAAATTAACATCCCCCAGCTCTCCCTCTGCTACCCAGCCCTTCGCCAAGGGATCCTCGCCCTCTCAGCGCTGCACCTCGCCTCAACAAGCACATCTTCCCAACGGTGGCGATACCTTGACACAGCACGCTCGTACCAAGCGCAAGCGCTGATAGGCCTCCAAACTGAGATTGACGAAGACACACCGGAGACAGAATGTCAAGCGACCTTCGCGCTGTGTTGCGTCATGGTTGTGTTCACCTTCGGCTTCTGCCAAATTGACTGCAAAAACGACTCAGACGCAGAACAGCCCGACGTGCTGGACGAGTTCTTCGAGGTATTCCAGTTAACTCGGTGGCTAATCAGCATCCTGGTGACCTCGATGGAACGCATCAGAACGGGAGAGCTGAACCCGCTCTTCCACCCTGAAGAGCCGCTCCCAACCATGCCGGACATGTCGCGGCTAGTGGTTCTCTCACTACAGCGACAGAATGACACAGAAGCCATGCGGGATCCGACGCACCAGGCGGATCTGTACGACTCGGCCATTGAACATCTCAGCCAGGCGCTCGAGAAGCTGGTGAAAGGTGGCGAGCCGAAGGTGTTTGCCTTGTGGTGGAGTTTCCAAATCCCGGCGGAATTTTTAGAGCTGCTTGAGGCGCGCCGGCCGTTTGCGCTTGTTATTCTAGCGCATTATGCAGTAATTCTGCATCACCTGAAGAGTTCGTGGTGGATGGGGGATTGGGGGAATAGGATTCTGCAGGAAATTGGGAACATTCTTGAACCGGAGTGCCAAGACCTTATCAACTGGCCGATTGATGCGACGGGGTGCTTCCTTCCAAGGACTGAGGCACGAGTGCAAGTGATATCCCCGCTTAGCTTTTGA
- a CDS encoding Velvet factor, translated as MYAVEDRHHPVPPPLSMDRISAPSVQYPSGPNSLRQPDHLAPVTNYQDGRSWSLQVVQQPIRARMCGFGDKDRRPITPPPCIRLIVRDAQTEKEIDINEIDTSFYVLTVDLWNADGTNEVNLVKHSATSPSISTAMSSSYPPPPQSVSPTYQGYNQNQYPVGYPPQMNNYYGGQQVAYQNQYGQPVTYPQYYSGGPMPPSMSPAAQPVSGGPGGMFTRNLIGSLSASAFRLTDPDNKIGVWFILQDLSVRTEGTFRLKMSFVDVGTSSAETSNGAPVINHGTAPVLASVFSEPFQVFSAKKFPGVIESTQLSKCFALQGIKIPIRKDGVKGPRRGGDGDDDDEGDY; from the exons ATGTACGCCGTAGAGGATAGACATCATCCCGTCCCACCTCCGCTCTCAATGGATCGCATCTCTGCTCCGTCCGTCCAGTACCCGTCGGGGCCCAACTCGCTACGGCAACCCGACCATTTGGCCCCGGTGACAAACTATCAAGATGGTCGCTCCTGGTCATTACAAGTGGTCCAGCAGCCCATTCGAGCTCGTATGTGTGGATTTGGTGATAAG GATCGGAGACCCATCACTCCCCCACCGTGTATTCGTCTGATTGTGCGCGATGCGCAGACGGAGAAGGAAATTGATATCAA TGAGATTGATACCTCATTCTACGTGCTCACCGTTGACCTGTGGAATGCCGACGGTACCAATGAAGTCAACCTCGTCAAGCATTCCGCGACCTCCCCTTCCATCTCTACTGCCATGTCCTCCTCTTACCCTCCCCCGCCGCAAAGTGTTTCTCCCACCTACCAAGGCTATAACCAGAACCAGTACCCTGTGGGCTACCCACCGCAGATGAACAACTACTACGGTGGTCAGCAGGTGGCGTACCAAAACCAATACGGCCAGCCGGTGACGTACCCACAATATTACTCCGGTGGTCCAATGCCACCGTCCATGTCGCCCGCGGCGCAACCTGTTTCCGGTGGACCGGGTGGCATGTTCACTCGCAATCTGATCGGAAGTCTCAGCGCCAGTGCTTTCCGGTTGACAGATCCAGACAACAAAATCGGCGTGTGGTTTATCCTGCAAGATTTGAGTGTACGGACAGAAGGCACTTTCCG TCTGAAAATGAGCTTCGTTGACGTGGGCACGTCGTCTGCCGAGACCTCCAACGGCGCTCCGGTCATCAATCACGGAACCGCACCCGTTCTAGCATCGGTTTTCTCTGAACCCTTCCAAGTCTTCTCCGCCAAGAAGTTCCCCGGTGTCATTGAGAGCACCCAGCTCAGCAAGTGCTTTGCGCTACAGGGTATCAAGATCCCCATTCGCAAGGATGGAGTAAAGGGTCCCCGCCGAGGTGGAGATggcgatgacgatgatgaaggCGACTACTAA
- a CDS encoding IgE-binding protein, whose product MKFTITTLAVPLLAAAAPINEPAANPAFGVMATRSGSPIHFLQMNAAGQKFYLGGNTASYCPTEVSHCPPGNQTVFAPGGSSLDTLVPGGQQVYVDPNGALSFTQAHSASIPPGSALGPFHYVADEPWSHYSFAGWGATGFMACPADDNRWQVFAAIQNATVPHGNVDECLGFSAVALTYTGDVPAWQYI is encoded by the exons ATGAAGTTCACTATCACCACCCTGGCCGTCCCCCTCCTGGCCGCCGCGGCACCAATCAACGAGCCAGCCGCCAACCCAGCCTTCGGCGTGATGGCCACCCGCTCCGGCTCGCCCATCCACTTCCTACAAATGAATGCCGCAGGCCAGAAGTTCTACCTCGGTGGAAACACCGCCTCCTACTGCCCAACCGAGGTGTCTCACTGCCCACCTGGAAACCAAACCGTCTTCGCTCCCGGTGGCAGCTCTCTG GACACTCTGGTTCCCGGCGGCCAGCAGGTTTATGTCGACCCTAATGGAGCCCTCAGCTTCACTCAGGCTCACTCCGCCAGTATTCCGCCGGGCTCGGCCCTCGGCCCGTTCCACTACGTTGCCGATGAACCCTGGTCTCACTACTCCTTCGCTGGTTGGGGTGCTACCGGTTTCATGGCTTGTCCCGCTGATGATAACCGCTGGCAGGTGTTTGCTGCCATTCAGAATGCTACCGTGCCCCATGGTAACGTTGATGAGTGTCTTGGGTTCTCGGCTGTTGCTTTGACTTATACCGGGGATGTTCCTGCTTGGCAGTATATCTAG
- a CDS encoding Ribosome biogenesis protein Rsa4, putative — protein MATLYPPPSKRQKLVQADKAREQQEIESIPSDLGSVRVQFFDQATGQPTGPAVSVPVADANVKNLETLLNTLQGNEDDGRVPYRFTYHSEKEEQTIDILRDVYHSLLQPGIKTTEDTVSLFYTPQAVFRVKAVSRCAASIAGHGEAILATSFSPVSSSTMVSGSGDATARVWDCDTGTPKHTLKGHTSWVLAVAYSPNGAMIATGSMDNTVRFWDAKQGTALGAGLKGHAKWITNLAWEPYHVQESGRPRLASASKDSTVRVWDVVSRVTDHVLTGHKSSVTCVRWGGTGKIYTASHDKTIKIWNPKDGTLLQTLAAHAHRVNHLALSTDFALRTSYHDHTGKVPGTEAEKVAAARKKFEEAATVNNTIVERLVSASDDFTMYLWEPSTSSKPVARMLGHQKEVNHVTFSPDMAYIASAGFDNHVKLWNGRDGKFITTFRGHVGAVYQCCFSADSRMLVSSSKDTTLKIWDLRTGKLKMDLPGHKDEVFAVDWSPDGQKIASGGKDKAIKIWRN, from the exons ATGGCGACCCTTTATCCTCCTCCCAGTAAGCGCCAAAAGCTCGTTCAGGCCGATAAGGCCCGCGAGCAGCAAGAAATTGAGAGTATTCCGTCCGATTTGGGTAGTGTTCGAGTTCAGTTCTTCGACCAAGCAACCGGGCAGCCCACCGGGCCTGCGGTCTCGGTCCCAGTCGCCGATGCGAATGTGAAGAACCTTGAGACTTTGTTGAACACATTACAAGGAAAT GAAGATGATGGACGGGTACCATACCGATTCACCTACCATTCCGAAAAAGAGGAACAAACGATCGACATTCTCCGCGATGTGTACCACTCGCTACTCCAACCCGGGATCAAGACCACCGAAGATACTGTATCGCTCTTCTACACACCACAGGCGGTTTTCCGAGTGAAAGCCGTTTCACGATGCGCGGCCTCCATCGCGGGTCACGGCGAAGCAATTCTAGCAACATCTTTCTCCCCAGTCTCATCCTCCACCATGGTCTCCGGAAGTGGAGACGCAACTGCTCGTGTTTGGGATTGTGACACTGGAACCCCGAAACATACGCTCAAGGGTCACACCAGCTGGGTGCTAGCAGTTGCATACTCGCCGAACGGCGCTATGATCGCGACCGGCAGCATGGACAACACCGTAAGGTTCTGGGATGCAAAGCAGGGCACAGCGCTAGGCGCTGGGCTCAAGGGCCACGCAAAGTGGATCACAAATCTGGCTTGGGAGCCGTACCACGTGCAGGAGTCCGGGCGACCGCGCCTAGCATCTGCCTCCAAGGACTCGACGGTGCGCGTGTGGGACGTTGTTTCGAGAGTAACTGACCATGTGCTCACCGGCCACAAGTCTTCAGTTACTTGTGTGCGATGGGGTGGTACTGGCAAGATCTACACTGCATCCCACGACAAGACCATTAAGATCTGGAATCCGAAAGACGGCACCCTACTCCAGACTCTGGCGGCGCATGCCCACCGTGTCAACCACCTCGCGCTGTCGACAGACTTTGCTCTTCGCACCTCCTACCACGACCACACTGGCAAGGTCCCGGGGACTGAGGCTGAGAAGGTGGCCGCTGCGCGCAAGAAGTTCGAGGAGGCGGCGACAGTGAATAACACTATTGTCGAGCGGTTGGTGTCGGCCAGTGATGATTTTACAATGTATCTGTGGGAGCCATCCACGTCGAGCAAGCCTGTTGCACGGATGCTGGGTCACCAAAAGGAGGTAAACCATGTTACGTTCTCGCCGGACATGGCCTACATCGCCTCAGCCGGATTCGACAACCACGTGAAGCTGTGGAACGGCCGTGATGGAAAGTTCATCACCACCTTCCGCGGCCACGTGGGGGCAGTCTACCAGTGCTGTTTCTCGGCAGACTCGCGCATGCTGGTGTCTTCGTCCAAGGATACTACTCTCAAAATCTGGGACTTGCGCACTGGCAAGCTCAAGATGGACCTTCCCGGACACAAGGACGAGGTGTTTGCCGTtgactggagtcctgatgGACAAAAGATCGCCAGTGGAGGCAAAGACAAAGCCATTAAGATCTGGCGGAACTAG
- a CDS encoding DNA mismatch repair protein Msh4, putative — translation MSVYSLNPRDSVSQSVSRSTSRRPTARPTTTATSVAAQDIICAVSESRGVSSTIGLAFVNLATAEAVLCQICDSQTYVKTIIKIGVFEPSEILFMNTAKESKLRYMIQENLPDPIFTFMDRRWWSEQTGHEYVDRLAFPEEVDSLKVTLGGNYFAACCFAAVLKYVEVELQRSFTTHSLRIRFEPSQGSMTIDLATIVSLELIQNLHNAKSKESLFGLLNETLTPMGARLLRASILQPSTERVKLTARYNAVEDLATKEDMFVSVRQALKGFMDADKVLTAIILVPTKRTIQYVEQSVNNVIMLKTYVSAIKNIFQALGAAQSDLLLTIRELCAPEGHRSIEELIVMTLNEHVAYQSKPLDLRNQRIYCVKAGVNSLLDVARHAYKEANADATELVEKLSEQCDMVLDLKFDAARQYYICIPATEPGPLPNIFINVYRKRNCVECQTLDLVKLNQKITDSHSEVINMSDQTIQDLLRDVCTEVSGLFRVSEAIAMLDMLAAFAQLATNHEYIRPELTDTLAIKAGRHPIREQIHSSKFIPNDAYATPQTRFQVITGCNMSGKSTYIRTLALVTVMAQIGCFIPAQYASFPISHQLFARVATSDDLNANVSTFAAEMREMAFILRNIQPRSMVIIDELGRGTSTTDGLAIAIALAEALISSNALVWFVTHFHELAQILAERSGVINLHLAAEISSDASKMTMQYRIAEGPVPDRRYGLVLAKLADLPPAVLNKAHSVSEAMDQLAKRRNSPSRAVAIAQKRKLLLSLREQLFLARDGTMDNASLRALLIKLQDDFVLRMTAINREMELYPSDESETDAPTKSVSSFSVHTPETQALGSSEANKVMDSTHVSEPHCGRIEFA, via the exons ATGTCGGTTTATTCATTGAATCCTCGGGATTCTGTTTCGCAATCGGTCTCCAGGAGTACAAGTAGACGTCCAACGGCAAGACCAACCACAACGGCCACCAGTGTCGCAGCCCAGGACATCATCTGTGCCGTCAGTGAATCGCGGGGCGTCTCGTCCACCATTGGCCTCGCATTTGTCAATCTCGCAACAGCTGAAGCCGTGCTCTGTCAGATATGTGACAGCCAGACTTATGTCAAAACAATCATCAAGATTGGTGTATTTGAACCTAGCGAGATTCTGTTCATGAACACTGCCAAAGAGTCGAAGCTCCGCTATATGATCCAAGAGAATCTGCCAGATCCTATCTTCACCTTCATGGACCGCAGATGGTGGTCAGAGCAGACAGGTCACGAGTATGTAGATCGACTGGCTTTTCCAGAGGAAGTGGACTCTCTTAAGGTGACTCTGGGCGGGAACTACTTCGCAGCGTGTTGCTTTGCCGCA GTCCTGAAGTATGTTGAGGTCGAACTCCAGCGATCTTTTACCACGCATTCTCTTCGGATACGGTTCGAGCCGTCTCAGGGATCTATGACAATTGACTTGGCGACTATTGTGTCCCTTGAACTTATCCAGAACCTGCACAATGCGAAATCTAAAGAAAGCTTGTTTGGACTGTTGAACGAGACATTGACGCCTATGGGGGCCAGACTACTCCGAGCTAGCATCTTACAGCCTTCAACAGAAAGAGTCAAATTGACAGCCAGATACAACGCTGTGGAAGATCTGGCCACCAAAGAGGATATGTTTGTGTCTGTGAGGCAGGCTCTCAAGGGCTTTATGGATGCAGATAAAGTGTTGACTGCG ATCATCTTGGTTCCCACCAAGCGGACAATCCAATACGTTGAACAGTCCGTCAACAATGTCATCATGCTCAAGACTTATGTGTCTGCGATCAAAAATATCTTCCAAGCGCTTGGAGCAGCGCAAAGTGATTTGCTGCTTACCATACGCGAA TTGTGCGCTCCTGAGGGGCATCGTTCAATTGAAGAGCTGATTGTCATGACATTGAATGAGCATGTAGCCTATCAGTCAAAGCCACTTGATCTGAGGAACCAGCGCATTTACTGTGTCAAG GCCGGTGTCAACAGTCTCCTCGATGTTGCGAGACATGCCTATAAGGAGGCGAATGCAGACGCCACTGAGCTGGTTGAAAAACTATCAG AACAGTGTGATATGGTCTTGGACTTGAAGTTTGACGCAGCCCGACAATACTACATCTGTATCCCTGCTACAGAACCAGGTCCACTGCCGAATATTTTTATCAACGTATACCGCAAGCGAAACTGCGTCGAGTGCCAGACATTGGATTTGGTCAAACTAAATCAAAAGATCACCGATTCCCACAGCGAGGTGATCAACATGAGCGACCAGACAATCCAAGACCTGCTCCGAGACGTGTGCACCGAAGTATCCGGGCTTTTTCGCGTCAGTGAAGCTATCGCAATGCTAGACATGTTAGCGGCATTCGCTCAGCTAGCAACAAATCATGAATACATCAGACCAGAGCTGACCGACACTCTCGCCATCAAGGCGGGGCGTCATCCGATCCGAGAACAGATTCACAGCAGCAAGTTTATCCCAAATGACGCATATGCAACACCGCAAACAAGATTTCAGGTCATCACAGGATGCAACATGAGCGGCAAGTCGACTTACATCCGCACCCTAGCCCTGGTAACAGTCATGGCGCAGATAGGCTGCTTCATCCCAGCCCAATATGCCTCGTTCCCAATCTCACATCAGCTCTTCGCCCGCGTCGCTACGTCGGATGACCTAAATGCCAATGTCTCGACCTTTGCAGCAGAGATGCGGGAGATGGCATTCATCCTTCGTAACATCCAGCCACGCAGTATGGTCATCATCGACGAGCTAGGCCGTGGCACTAGCACAACCGACGGCCTTGCCATTGCCATCGCCTTAGCGGAAGCACTAATCTCCAGTAATGCGCTGGTCTGGTTTGTCACGCACTTCCACGAGTTGGCACAGATTCTTGCCGAGCGTAGCGGTGTGATCAATCTCCATTTAGCAGCAGAGATATCATCCGATGCATCCAAGATGACCATGCAGTACCGCATTGCAGAGGGTCCTGTTCCAGATCGTCGATATGGGCTTGTTCTCGCCAAGCTTGCTGACCTCCCACCTGCCGTCTTGAACAAGGCGCACTCCGTATCAGAGGCAATGGACCAGCTGGCTAAGCGCAGGAACAGCCCATCGCGTGCTGTTGCTATTGCCCAGAAGCGGAAGTTGCTATTGTCTCTGCGTGAACAGTTGTTCCTTGCCCGTGACGGCACGATGGATAACGCTAGTCTTCGGGCTTTGTTGATCAAACTGCAGGATGACTTTGTGCTGCGCATGACAGCCATCAACAGGGAAATGGAGTTGTACCCCAGTGATGAAAGTGAGACGGATGCTCCTACAAAATCTGTTTCGAGCTTTTCCGTTCACACGCCTGAAACCCAAGCGTTGGGTTCGAGTGAGGCCAACAAAGTAATGGACAGCACACATGTGTCCGAGCCTCATTGTGGTCGAATCGAATTCGCATAG